GAATCTAAGAAAAGAGCCTATGCactggtttcctttttcttccatcaTTTATAGGATTATCCTTATTTCAACTAGATAATCACTTAGTTATTCCTCTAAgcattttttcttccctttatacCAAACTATACATAACTAGTAAGGTTATTTACACATTAAGTCACTTTGGTATAAACTAAAATGATTGAGACTGTCTCAGCTCCATAATCTTTTTCATAAGACCAAAACTTGACCCAGGAAAAATGAATCTGAGACCAgcataatctttaaatttttgttgttgttgttaatggagatgctggggattgaatccaggacctcatgcatgctaagcatgcgctctaccactgagctaaataCCTCCACCCCCCAGCATGAtccttataaatattaataatctaGGTTCTATATGGAACTCACAAGCCTTGATCCAGAAACTAAATAGCAGATATGaaatcaaaaaatgttaagtagATGGAAAGCCTGGAGTTTTCTTATCAAATGACTCAATGAGACCGAAAAAATTACAATGATCAATAACTGAAATAGGAGGTAATGAGATCACATATATGTAAAAACAGTTTAATtgtttaacactttaaaaaacacttttaaaaattcttgttctGGTTAATTACTGTCCCGAGTCCTCATCTCCTATCTCCTTGATCTTGGCATTGACCTTTTGAAGCTCAAGCTCTATTATAAACTTTTCATACGGCCACAGCCACTGTTTAAGCAGGGACAGAAGATTTGGAGCTCTAATAATAGAATGACAGTTACCTTTTATTAAGCCCTTGCCAACAGCTGTTCACCAACTTCACGAGAATTAGGATTGTCTGATATTCATACCAGCCCCTTGGATCGGCATCACTAGTCTCACTCTACAGTCGGGACACAGGGACTAACAGGGATCTGGTCAAGAAAATTGCTCGAGGCCCCAGAGTTTAGTGAAGTAGCAGATGGGGGATTAATGAAGAAGCAGATGAGAGCCTGAACACTAAATGGCCACAGAAACCAGACCCACGGGATATAAAAACTTTGTACTCTCAAACGTTAAAATTTGAGAACTATAGTGAGTCACTCCAAGAATCACAGCTATGgagttgattcttttttcttgttagaAATAACTGCCTGTAgattaaaattactttgaaaaagtAATCCCCTTGTAATCAGACGTTTCCAACATGTGTCTTCTACCTTTATATTGAGTTTTCGACCTTTTTTAGTTGTATCGAGCAGCTGAGGAGCTTAGGGTAAGTAAGTGTAGATTCTAGATTCAATTGCCTCACTGTGAAGTGGGGATGATGTAAGTGCCTATCTCTTGAGTGTTTGTAAAGACTAAGAGATAATATATCTCACCTACTTAACACAGCATTAATAACACAGCCAACCCATGGAGTTGTAACAGGTACaattctaaacactttacatggAATTACTCTTTAATATTCAAAGTGACCCTATAAGGAAGACACccttattaccttcattttatagacaagaaacgAAGGCAAAGAGtggttaagaaacttgccaaaGACACAGAGCTGGTTGGAGGAGTCAGAATTCTAACCCAGAGTTCACAGGCCCCACGGTGCCACTGGTAAGCGTTCACCTGGGGCTCGCTGAGCAGAGCCCTTCCTAACTTAACTACTGAGTGACTAAGAAGTCAGTCTGGTTTATAAAGTCCTCTCCACAACATCTCCACAAACAGTAGTTTTGTTGTTGGGCAGTTGCAGGTGCAGAGTCAATACCCTGCCACCTGTCACCAGGTGAAGACACACTCTGTCAGCCCCCAGGATAAGCAGAGCAGCTGGAGGGGGACTACCACCCACAGACAAGAGCCCATGGTCTATTCCTGGCTCTGCCAAACATTTCCCGGGTAACCTTGACTGAGGTGTTTCACCTTTCACagattccatttcttttctatAAACCAAGGGAATGGGACAGGATAATTGGAGAGGCTCTTCCCTACCCTGAAATTTCAGGATTCTATGAGGACATGGTCTGAATAACTGCCCCTGTTAAAACACCAGTGCTGGAAAGCTTCAGCAAGCTACTCACACTTCATACCAAGGATGAGGGCATTCAGGACTACCTTCTTGACATTCACAACGTACAAGAAAATGGTTTGGAGAGGAGGTCTCAAAAAAGGAATCTAAGGACAATGAtgacaaaaattttttaagtgtcatGATTTCTTTTCCCAAGGGGTAACAGTGATTGCTCTCCGTATCGAGTGCTGGTTTATTTGCAACAAAATTCCCCTTGGCCACCAAGGACTAGAGATGTCCTATGCCTGCAGGTCAAAAATGAGTAGGGAATCTcaagagtatttttcttaaagaacaaGAGAATCAACTTAATGGATCACATGTGAATTATCTACTTGTAAAAGTactgacaaataattttaaatcttgGACTGCCTTTCTCACCATCCAGTTGTATTCTTGGCCCCTGTCTTCATTATCTATTTATTGATATAACAAATTACCAGGaacttactggcttaaaataacacaaattcatCACCTGACAGCTCTGTAGGTCAGAAATCCAGCACCAGTTCCATTGAGCTaagaccaaggtgtcagcagagctgtaTTCCCTTCTGAACTCTCTAGGAAAGGATCTGTTCCTGCTTTCTCTAGCTGCTAGATGCCACCACgtcccttggctcatggcccGTTTCCTCTGACTTCAAAGTCAGCAGCACAACATCTCTCTGACTCAACAACATCCATCatcacatctctttctctgactctcttctacctctctcttccacttttaaggactccTGTGACTCCTCTGGGCCTCCCCAAATAATCCAGGGAACTCTCCCTGTTTTAAGGTCAGCTCATTATCAACCATAAATCCTTAAATCCCTCTGCCACGTCCCCTAACGTATTCAGTTTCCTGCATTAGAACGTGGACATctctggggggagagggagggtgtgtTACTCTGCCTAccacctctcttccctctctctgttgTTCTTCAGATGCAGTAAACTCACAGaagatatatatatcttatatatatataaatactttgcAAAATCAAATAGCAATTGGAAAGTAAACTTatccccctcttcccttccttcacttccttcaaACTGTAGGATGTACAGGATCCTCAAGTCAAATAAGAATCATGTTTCTATTGGTTGTCATTGCCCATCAACTGCTCACTTGCTTTCCTCCATTTGCAAGGATAATTGATATTTGACAAGATTATCTTTAGTTTCTTATCTGGGTAAGTTTCTCTTCTTGTTAAGTTTCATAATACTTAGGACATAATGATGTCATCCAAGTCAACCAACCACTCCACAGTGTATGAAACCACACTCAGTCCTTACCCACCAAGCAACTCGATGGCTCCTGGGTCTCAACAGCCTCTGAGTTTCAACCACCTGGGAAACCAAGCTCCGAGTAGTCAGCCTCCCTTTATCACTTCCCCTGGAATCGTCACTAACAGTCAGCAGAGTCAAGGAAATATACAAATGGTAAACCCAATTATCGGAACAAGAGCCACGAACTTTAAAGAAGAAGCAAAGACAATTGGGGTAAGTCTACTTACTACTAGAATTTTAATGTTGCATTTGTAAGGGtttattgtatttataaattataggTGGAGAGAAGTTTATGATCTTGTGGCATACACCCAATCATTAAAAAGTTCTGAATGATACTCTGGAAACAGTATCCCTTCTGGGTAGAAATAATCAGTCTGCCTATCGACTTCACCCtgagctcatttcattttagatTCAAGCAAAAATCTAACGGGTGATAAAAGATTCTTCCCAGCAGGACAATTCAGTAACATTGACATTATGGGAATACCAGTATTTCTAGCTTGGTCTCATTTCTACAAAGGGTATTCTGGGTACCCTCAAATCCTGTCTCTGAATTAGTTTCAAGCCTGGTATTTGTATAGAGATAAATTCACATTAATATGAACATTGATGGCTGCTTTACAAATAGAACTACAAATGGGTCATCTGGGGAAACTGGATGTGAAAGAATCAGGGGCCATTCCATCTGCCATGCCCTTCCAGTGCCCCTGGAGATGTTACGACCTAACTGCCAAGTTCTCTCCACAAGGGGCACTTTGACCCTTCATAATCTAGTCTATGGAGAGACACTGTAAATCACGCCTTCCTTGTACAGGAAGACTCCACTTCCAGAGGCAGAGCTGTTAGTCCCTTTGCTGTGCTTTTCACGCCATTAACACAATTCCACCAAATAGCACTGTCCCTCCCTGTATGCAGCTCTAACTTCTCTGCTAGAGCATTCAGTAAATGAGACTGAGTGCCCATTATGTGCCAGAAACTCTTCTAGCCaccttaggaaagaaaaaatgtgcCCTGGTCCCCCTCCAACAGGCAGACCTAAGCTGGGAGGTGGCCGCTTAGATCCTCCTCCTGCAAATAGAGGAAATTCCCTGCTCCCACTGAGGAAGTGGGACAAACTAGCACATGGTCCAACTGACCCCtcacaggtgctggggatacTGCCGAGAACCAAACAGGCACAATCTCCGCCCTTGCGGACCTGAGAACCTACCGGGGGAAATCAGCCTACATACACAATAAAGAACTGAAGTCCAGTGTGTGTTAGAAGGTGATCAAAGATATGGAGAGAATCAAGAAGTGTGGGAGGGATAAGCGGTTCCAGGCAGTGAGGGGTAGCGATTTCAAGCTGGCCAGAGCAGGTTTTCCTtagaagatgacatctgagcaAAGCCCTGACGTGATGGGCGAGCCGCGCAGATGTCAGAGCAACAGGTTCCAGGCAAAGCCAAAGGTCTGTAGAGGAAAATGTGTGTGGCGTGTCTGAAGAACAGGGAGGAGGCGAGTAAAGCAGAACAGAATGACAGATGGAGTGGGGAGTcagaaggagggcagaggggatcAGATTCTGTGCGGCCTGCAGGACAGGAGGCTTTGGCTTTTAGTCTCACGGTAGAGTCACTAGAACATTCTGCCTGGTACCaaagaggtgctcaataaaagtgctttaaagtgctgttttgtctttttaaaagattcgGCTAACAGAAGCACCTTCTTCTCCCCGAAGACTGTACATCTGTGCTGTTAATAGCCCCTGGTCACCCAACGGTGCAGGGGCCCCTGGCAGGAGAATGTGAGTGGACCATCTGTCACAACTGACCCAGAGCTTAAAGTGGGTCTGTGGCCAAAAGTCCAGAAGGAATGAAAAGACTAACTTACTAAGTCTGGCCAACAAGCAATTCTGATCAGTACATGGTACCTCCAGGGTCCTACTAGGCCAAAGAAAGGCCAGTTTTAATCCAGATCTAATTGCTCCTCATCAAGATGATGGCAAGGATGACGATGGAAAGCTTAGAGCCAGATGCTGCAATTGCTGCTCTAGAGAAGAGGTTGCAAAACCAAGTAATTATGTCTAATGCCAGAGTTCTTCAACCGAGACCCACAACTGGCTAAAAGCCAGGACACTTCTGAAGTTATAAGCAAATGTGGGGTGTGTGAATGTATGGATGTATAAGAACAGTTGTTGAGGTGAGAAGGTTCATAGGCTTTATTGGTGTCTCAACTTCATTGTCAAAAAATATTAATCTATCAGCATTATTTAGGAAGCTGtgtggtttttttctctctgtctaaTTCTGATTCAATTTAATTGTATGTGGTAGCGCTTTActgaagaaataaacagcaatcCTTGTATTTGCAGTCTTCCTGGATAGATAAGATGTTAACTTGGGAAGAAACAGTGTACCTTCTGGTCCAATGTAGCAACAGTTATCTCTCGCAAATCTGTTTATCTGGGATGAAGGAAGGTGCGCTAAGAGGTACAAAGATGTATCCACTGTCTTTGAGAACATATGGATACGCCAGTAAGGAAATTTCATATACCTGCAATTGACAAACCGTGTAAATGAGCACAAAACCAGTAATATGCTGTGTGATTTATACTGTaatatacaacagaaatttagGCGGAAAAAGATAGCTTAAATTGACTGGGGTAATCAAGAAGACTTCATGGAAGAGGTGGAGCTGAGCCGAGCCTGAGGGAAGGCTGTACTGAATGGTTAAgatgtgggctctggagtcactCTGCTATATTAAATTCCCAGAGCTGCCCCTCAGCAAATGTGTGACTTCAGGCactgctatggtctgaatatttgtgtcaCCCTGTCAAATTCGTATGTTCAAATCCTAACTCTCAGagatgatggtattaggaggtgagcCTTTGGGAAGTGCttattaggtcatgagggtggagccctcatgaatgagattagtgcctcATGAAAGAGGCTCCTGAGAGAGTCCCAGCCCTTTGCACCACATGTGGACACAGAGAGGTGTgagctatgaaccaggaagagagccctcaccagaatctgaccttgctggcaccttgaacttggacttcccagcctccaggaccgtgCACAATACATTTCTTCTGTTTATAAGCcattcagtctgtggtattttattacagcagcctgaacagactaagaccgACACCTAATTTCTTTGTATCTCTGTCTCCATCCCATTGTTGGAAGGATTACATGTACAATAAGTGTCAAGTGTTTAGAATATTACTAAGCATGTAGTTAATGCctaatatttgttttttccttcattgatACTTTCCCCATATCTGAGATTAAACAAGCAGAGAACTGGTCTGTTTACAAAAGATAGCCATCGAAGTCACAGTTAAAGCATTTTTTCTAAGAGTCTTGGAGCCTCTCAGGGATTCTGACGCACGAGTAAGCAGTAGCACTTTCTAAAGAACTCTCCTTGGGCCACCTGCACAAGCATCCCCAAATATCTCAATCAAGGCCTTATGCCGAGTCCCTGATGCTAGTGTAGTCAAAATCTTAATGGCCCACCTCCTGTAGGGGTGCAGCTCAATGCCACCCGTAAGTCTTGGCAGAGTTGACAATAAACAAGCAACAGCAGCAATGACAGTCATGTTTCAGGGGTGCCTGAAGATGAAGgagcaaatttttttaattattatcgaagtataatcaattacaatgtgtcaatttctcataaACAGCACAATAttccagtcttgcatatacatacatatatatatttgttttcatactttttttgaAGGAGCAGTTTTTAagtgtctattttctttttccaggcaATCCAGATCATAATTGGATCGATGCACATTGGCTTCGGAATTATTTTGGGTCTAATGAACGTCACTTACAGAAATGTTTTGGGTTTTGCTTCCCTTTCCTTTATTAGCGGATATCCATTCTGGGGCGGCCTCTCTGTGAGTAGACTGCTGGAACATTCTCCTGCTCAGTTCATCGAAGATAGCTGTCCCCAGTCTATGCACAACTCATCTTTTAATAAGCCCTGCATCTGATCGGCTGGAgaatttagatagatagatagatagatagatagatagatagatagatagatagatagatatctaaTTAACATCTAATAAGGGAGAGCTTTTGTTCTCTATTTTAACTTGCAGCCTGAACTCACACGATAAAGTTTACTCTGATCAAGTAATTAGCAAACCAAAGTCTTACTTCCCTATTACAATTTAGATGGAAATGTATGTGTTGGGTGGAGAGCAGCAAAAGGAGGTAATTGGGAACatgatttaaaatagcaattgATCATGAGAAGAGACTGAACAGTGAGGTCAGAAGTCATCAGAACAAAGAAAGTTTACAAGGGAATGAGTTCTTTATATGAAAGAAACTAAGGAGACAAAAAAGGAAGTCAAGAGGTCATAATCTCTTGAGTGTTACTCCAAAAATTGAGAAGAATGGGAAGAATTTTTGAGAGGGAAATATAAATAGACTAATATGATGATATAGAGAGAAGTAATTTCCAGGAACAACCAAAGAACTCATCATTTCACAAATACATCTGTCTGTTTTTACAGTTCATTATTACTGGAGCTCTCTGCATATCAGCATGCAAGCAGCTTTCCCCTTCCCTGGTAAGTTAGaatgtttctactttttaaaccCCTTTAaggattaatttaatttatttggggaataaaacagagaaggtggattcagaaaatgagaagggggggcatttttttccccaaaatatctgTTGGTTGCCTCTCCATGATATGTGTGTCTTCGCATCGTCCACACGATTTGCCACTCAGGAAATGGCAGAGTTCCCCATCCCGCCTCTTTAATTCACAAGAGTGGAAATTAGTACAGATGGGGTTTCCTGAGGCTCTCTGGTTCAGTGGGGTCACATTGAGCTGGGGGAACATTGTGAGCATTGCTGGAACTCCAAGTAGAATCCAAGGGGCCCAGAAACACGTGCTTGACACTTCAGTATCAAAGATGCTGCTACTCATTGGCCCTTTCCCAGTTCTGCCTTGCCttggaactttatttttttcatttgtgtgtctCTCCTATTGTTATTCAGATCTGACTTTTGCATCATAGTTCTTGAAACCACCACTAAAAACACCCAGCTCACCACCTAAGAAGAGTTCATAAAAATACATCACTGAGACAGGCCTTCCATTCTCCTGGCCATAGCACTCCACCTTTTGCAGTTTCCTAGTCCACTTCTGAAACAGGAGAAATAAAACGGTTTGCCAAGAGTTAGAGGCAACTAGAGCAGAGGTGGTTTCAAGATTATATTTAATCCAGCACAGGAGGGAAGAATGGGAGAACAGGAACATAGAATTGTGTTGCTCATGCTCTCCCAGAGTAGATTGGACTAGACTAGACTAAATTCACATTAGATTAGATCAAATCAGTCTAATCTTGATTAACCACTCCTGCTGtgctccaaaaacaaaacaaagcacccTCTCTCTGCATGATTTAGGGATGCTTCCCTCTAACTAAGCTTGTCCAAGCAGAGAATCTGTCCATTGGGAGAAGACAGCTACTAAAATTATACCTAAAGCCATATTTCCAGGAGCCTGTGGAAGACGCAGGCATGCTGAAGCAGCAGCGCATTCCGAAGAACTCCTAACAATTCAGCGAGGGCTGGGTTTCACAATTACTCTGCTGAATTTCAAGATCTTCTTGTAGCAGCTGGGGAAACTTTTGTACTGTGCCCAGACACCTCTACCCCCAGAAGCCTAACAAAATTCCTAAATTGATCAGCAAAGATTCCGTGTATATATACTTTTCCATCTATAAAACTGGAATGCTATACAGTACTACTGCATATGGTGGTTATAAGAGCTCTATgtgataatgtatttaaataatttaatacagtGACTGTGACAGAAACGTGCTCATTAAAAGTTTGTCATTTTATTGTTGTAAAAAAGGGAGTATCATTGTTACTGTACATGACCTTCTGCTTTGGCCTATTCACgtttttatacacattttagaGACACCCTACATTTATGCTGCATGCCAAATGGCTTTCGTGGTAACTACTCAGaagggcagaggagaaaaaaatcatttcaacctccaagttttttttcaaagtttcagaGAATAAGAACCATTAGATTTAATTGATTCTTATTTATCATTCACCctatatattatttcttcttcttgtcatCTCTATCAGATAAAAAGCAGCCTGGGAATGAATATTGTCAGTTCTGTCTTTGTCTTCATTGGGGTGATTCTGTTGCTGGTGGATGTGAGCATCAATGGGCAACCTAATCAAGACTACTGGGCGGTGGTAAGTATCCTATGGTCTGCCATTGCCTCCACTCTTCCCACTCACGTGGAGTgggtctgtttttatttctcattactGCCCAGCAGCTCTAGCAGAAACTCCCTTTTTCTATCCCAGCCCTACTCCTAGTCATGTGATCTCTAGGACTAGAGAATAAAGTGGGAGAGTTACCTCTGCAGATGGACTAGGGCAGAAGGGCCTTCTTTACTGGTCCATCTCATGGTGAGTCACATGAACAACTGGGGAGACTCCTAAAGAGTGTacagaaagagtgaaaaaaattccctgaaataaaataataatggaatTTATAGACTGAATGGGAATAATCTGTAACAGGAGAAAGCGATGCAAAGTAAGtgagatacagatatagatattaATATTGATATATAGTGATACACATATGTATCCTTATTAAGGCACAAGGTATAGAAAAGGATTCTTTGAGATTTTAGGCAGAATAACAAAATGACttacaagcaggaaaaaaaaatcagctggacTCAGTCACTCCTCCAGGAACATCCAATGAGGGGAAATAATGGAGCAATGTCTAGAAAGttctgatgaaaagaaaatgtggctCATGAATAACACCTCCAATAAAATCCTTGTGAAAGTATAAAAGTAACAGGAAGATACTCTCAGTAAAAGAACAATAACACACATGGGCACTGCTGCTAAAAAAGTCGTAATGTTCAACACACATGAGGTAAAGTAAATCAAGAATTCAGAAAGGCAGGAAGAAGCAGTGTGAGGACATGAGTGAAAAGCACAAAAATCAGGAGGCGAGGTGAGGAGGGGAGCAATAAAATGAGAGACAAAATAAGAGTGCTACTCACTCATTTTTCATAATCAACAACCATCTAATCCTGCTTAAAACTGAAACTTATAAAATGACGTCAACTTCTTTCAGAATTTCCAAAACTTAATTTAACTTaacatctttttattcttttaaaatcaagtaaTGCTTTTACTTCAAAATAGGAAGTACAAAATGATTCCATTCTTAAAGAGTagtatttctctcttttgctctctcttttttctcctctctttctgtctctccatgCATCCATTTTTCCGTTTGCCTTTTGCCCATCGACAGAGTTCTGGAATAATAGGCCTCAAGTGTTAATTTTGCTCATTTCTGGGCAGTGGTGTTTGAGATGACTGGTTGTCTTTTATATtgcttgatttctttcttaatgAGCAGATAAatctatacatatgtatataaagaaagccactacaaagaaaaaaaaagtccacttcttttccaatgtttcaaaataaaacagtccactggagaaaagaaaagtcttccagcattttaaagaaattccaaGATTAATTCACAATCCTTTGAAATAAGCATGTGATGACAGTCGAGAAATAATCCCAGAGCGAGTCGAGGATAAGCAATAGCACATCTGATGAGTCAGTAGCTTTCTGAAGCCTGAGTGAAGCCCCCCGATCAGTCAGAATTTCAGTGTGTTTATTCCTGATTTCAGCTTGCTGGGAAAGGGATTTCAGCCATGCTGATCATCTTCTCCATCTTGGAGTTCTGCCTAACTTGTACCACAGCCTATTATGCCAGCCAAGCAATCATCAACACCAATGGGGTGAGTTGGGCCTCTTCCCTGTAAAGCAATCTGAGTATGTAATGGAGAAATATACACGTACGTGTCAGCGCAGCCCCACTGTGGGTTTACCAGAGCGCACTCTGCCCTCAGCTCTGATGGAACCAGCATGGCGGGGTTGGGGTGGGTACTGAATAGGACTGTAGTAactattttcttgcttccttctttctttccaggctGTCCTGGTTGTTCCAAATGTGTATACAAACAGCCCCTTGACCACAGGCTTGCCCTCGGTTCCTCCCAGAAATTATGGCCACCTAGCGCTCACCCCACCTACCACCACTGGGTATTAAAAGACAAAGGAACATCATGCAATCTCACGGGGTAAAACCACCTGCAGAAACTGCCTAAGAAGCTGGCCTCTACCACTCACGATGACTGCTGATCTTTAGAGACTGTTTGGAGATTTGCTCTTAGTTTGTCATGAATCATAACTGGATAGATCTCCTTGTTACTGTTTCTTCCTACGTGCCACCACCACACACTGGCAAAAGTAAAGGACCAGCATGCTGCAAATGACTCCGAACCTCTCTTAAAGTTAGAAACATGCCTGTTAATGTTACCCTTtcctagtggttaccagtggggatggggaggggcaaaCTACTGGGTATAAGATGGGCTCGTGGATGTATTGCacaatacagggaatatagccaataattttgtaataactataaatggaaagcaacctttaaaaactgtataaaatttttttaaaaatttttaaatagttaagccagaaaccaaaaaaaaaaaagaaaaacaaatcaaaaaaaaaaaaaaaaaaaccaaaacacaagaATTATTTTTCCAGAATCCATACAAACAACATTTGCATTTGTCACATCCCTCTAAAAAGTAATCAGTCACAACAGTTCCCTTTTCCCATGGAGCAGATGCTGGCCAAACATATCCTGAATTTAGGTGATTGGGAGGAAGCTCGTAGAGACTTCCCAGGCATTTATTTGCAAGAGTGATTTGAATCAAGGAAAAGGTCTGGAGGAAGCTGTGAGCTCAGGTATCTGAAGCAGAAGCTGAAACACTGGGACGTGGCGCCCGGTTCCCAGCCTGACTTCCGGGACGGGTCTGACCCCTTTGGAGAAAGAGGTACTCTCATTTGTGCATGGACTGTAGTCAGGCTCCTGCTCCGTAAGGAGGACGGAAGGAAATGCAAGGCTGCTGAAACACCCCTGGGGGGCTCGGAGCTTAGGGACTGCTGGGAGACCGCACCTGGGGCCAAGCAGCCTTCGTCCAGAAAAGCAGCTGCCAAGATTGAGAAGGCTGAGATGCAGATGGAAAGTGGGGGCCCCACACACGGTGCCGAGGCTCAGCAGAGGTCTGCTGTGCTAGAGGACAATGTGAAAACTCCTTGAAATACTCTGGAAGTGGGGATGTGCAGAGAACCGGGGTGTGCCCACGCAGGTGGGGGTGCAGGCCAGGCTAATGTGGCCGTGTTGTCTGTGTGTCCTTCTAATTCCCACAGGCTGGAGAGCACTCAGACATCAGCATTTCCCTACAACTGGCTATTTCTGCCTTTCTCCCTTCCGTTTGTAATGAAAACGAAGCCTTCCTCCCTCCAGGCTATTCTCTACAAGACAATTCATAACGTGGAaatgttttctcctctcctcaaACCCACCTCCTCTCCACTCCTGATAGCTGTTCACTCAATTCTCAACTGTTTACCCCATGACTCAACTCagttggtggggatgtagtttgctgcagccattatggaaacagtatggagattccttaaaaaactaaaaatagacttaccctatgatccagcaatcccactcccgggcatatatccagaggaaactctaattcaaaaagatacatgctccccaatgttcatagcaccatttacaatagccaaatcatgtaagcaacctaaatgtccattagatgaatggataaagaaattgtgctatgtatatacaatggaaaactactcagccactaaaaaagaataaaataatcccatttgcagcaacatggatggacctggagattgtcatacgaagtaagccagaa
This Camelus ferus isolate YT-003-E chromosome 10, BCGSAC_Cfer_1.0, whole genome shotgun sequence DNA region includes the following protein-coding sequences:
- the LOC102520496 gene encoding membrane-spanning 4-domains subfamily A member 12, with product MMSSKSTNHSTVYETTLSPYPPSNSMAPGSQQPLSFNHLGNQAPSSQPPFITSPGIVTNSQQSQGNIQMVNPIIGTRATNFKEEAKTIGAIQIIIGSMHIGFGIILGLMNVTYRNVLGFASLSFISGYPFWGGLSFIITGALCISACKQLSPSLIKSSLGMNIVSSVFVFIGVILLLVDVSINGQPNQDYWAVLAGKGISAMLIIFSILEFCLTCTTAYYASQAIINTNGAVLVVPNVYTNSPLTTGLPSVPPRNYGHLALTPPTTTGY